Part of the Peptococcaceae bacterium genome, GTCCCGGTAAACGGACAGGCCGCCCTTCGAGAAAAACGTAACCGTAAACACGACAGTCTCCATGGGCTTCTCCCCCGCCTTCGGCAATTATTGATTATTATTCAAAAAAGCATCTCTGGATTACCGCGGACAGAACAGCGATGTTCCTGAAGTTGTCCTCGACCAAAATATCCGGGTGAAATTCCTTCTGATAGAAGCTTTCTATGGAAATGGTCAGCTCAATCATCTGGATGGAATTGAGGGAAAGACCGCCGTCAAACAGCTTTGTTTCCGGCTCCACCTGGTCGGTATTGATCCTGAATGTTTCGGCGATGATGTTTTTCAGATCCTCGATGATCTCTCCCTGGCTGATGTTTTCTTTCACCTGTTCAAGCATATAAAATCCTCCCGCCCGTGTAATCGAAAACCTTCTCAAGCCGCAGTCAATCACGCCCGCTGCTTTTGGGCCACGTTCATATCGTCTTGGTTGAAGGTGTTTTTCCTGTTCTTGAGCGAATGGTAAAACGACCGCTGTATTCTGGCTTTTTCCTGCTCGCTGTAATAATAATAGGAGATGTTCCCGGCCCACATTTTGCCCTTTTCCGTCAGGCACAAAGCGTCTCCCTCCTCGGAGAGGTAGCCCGCCTCCAGGAGGTCGTCCGTTTTCTCCAGGATTTCCAAGACGGCGGGAACGTCTTTCTTTGGTATTTTGGTGAAGTTGGGGAAGAAAACCATTACCCTGTTTTTCAATTCCTCGTCCGTACAGACATGCCCCGCTTCAACCGCGTAAAGCCCCCGGCCGATGCTGTCGATGTATTCCTTTATCGAGCAGAAGGTCCGGTAGCTGTGCCCGGCGATATAGCTCATCGACCCCGGCCCCAGCCCCAGCATGTAGCTGCCGTATTCCCTGTTGTTGCCCATCGACAGCTCTATCCCCGTCCAGGGGCTGTCCGTCCGGTCGCTGAACAGGTTGATCAAGACCTGGTTTTTATACCCGTTTTTCGCCAGCCTGTCCATGACAAAGGCGAACATCTCCATCTCTTTCTTCAAGGTCGGCGGGTCTTGGAAATAGCCCCGGTCCACCTTTTCTTTCAGCGCGGTATTGTGGAACAGGTTAAACTGGTAAGTCTGAATGAACATGGGGTTGAGCTCGCGGCAGGCCCTGTCCAGGTCGGACTCCAGGATTTCCATGTTCTGATCAGGCAGGTTGTAGATCAGGTCCAGGGCATAGGAAGGGATGCCTGCCTTTTTTATCGCCGCCACCGTTTCGTAAATGTCCTCGAGGCTGGCCTTGATGTTCATTTGTTTCCTGATCCCTTCGTTGAACGTCTGCACGCCGAAGCTTATCCTCTCCACACCCAGGTCCTTCAGCAGCCTGACCCTGGAAAGGTCTTTCAAACTCATCACGTTGCCTTCCAAAGAGATGCCCCGGCATTCGGTCAGGTCAAAGTATTTGTTAATGCCGGCAATGATGCTTTCCAGGAGGTCGTTCTCCAGGCAGGAAGGGGTGCCGCCCCCGAACTGCACATAGCCGATTTTTGAGTCTTGGAAAAACGGGGTGCGGGAATACATGGCCATTTCTTTCTGCAGGGAACCGACAAACAGTTTCCTTTCCTCGTACGAATATTTCCTTAAGGGTTCCTTAAAGCAGGCGCAGTACGCGCAAAAAGACTCGCAGTAAGGGATGTGAACATATAGCAGCACGGGCGCCTTCTTTTCCGGCGCGCTGTCCAAAAATCCGAAATACTGGCGTTGATCCGCAATCCTGTCCTGGTAAAGACAGATCTTCGGGTAAAACCAGGTCAGGTTAACCCGTTTGTTGATGTCCTCGAATTCTTCTTTTTTCAGCATGTCATAAACCCCCCTCCCAAAGTAAAGCAGCCCTTAAATCGTGAACCTGGAAACCTGCTCGCCCAAAGCCTCACGGCACAGCCTGATCACGGAGGCCGGCTCAATCTGTTGCCTCAGGCACATCCTCCTCATGTTCATTAGGCAGATGGGACAGCTGAAGACAAAAACACCAGCGCCGTTATCTTTGGCGTCCGCGATGTTCTTTTTCTGCAGCTCCTCGATGTTTTCCAGGCTCTCTCTGTAGTACAGCGGCGTGCCGCAGCACAGGGCATGTATGCCGTCATACTCCCTTTTCACCCGCTCTACGCCGATCAGCTCAAAGATCAAATCGACATACCCGTCCTTTTCCGGGGTGTACCTGGCGCCGCACGGCCGTTGAACAGCCGCCCGGCGATTCAGTTTTTTTATCTTCCCCTGGTGCGCGGCGAGATACTTATAGATGTATTCGTGGATGTGCACCGGCCTGAAGGGAACGTCAACGCCAAATTCCGCGGCTTTCACCTTGGCGACCGCATAGCACTCGTCATGGTAAAAAACGATTTCCTCGCTGCCCAGCCGGCTCAAATTGCCGACAAACCGGACAACATCTTCCTTTTTCAGCGGTTTGCCGATATGGATCATACCCAGATGGCAAAAATACCTGCCGCCTTTTACCAGGGTGGCCCGGTCGAACAGCTGCCCCTCAAACAGGCGCGGAACAAAATCGCCCAGCGAACAAAGGGATATTACCGGCCCGTCCTTTTCGCCCGTCCTGATTTCATCGGCCACTTTCGTTAAATTGCTATACTCCCTGGCCGTTTTTTCAGGAACAGGCGGCACACCGTACTTTTCCTGGCACATGTTGATCAGG contains:
- a CDS encoding acyl carrier protein — its product is MLEQVKENISQGEIIEDLKNIIAETFRINTDQVEPETKLFDGGLSLNSIQMIELTISIESFYQKEFHPDILVEDNFRNIAVLSAVIQRCFFE
- a CDS encoding coproporphyrinogen III oxidase family protein; the encoded protein is MLKKEEFEDINKRVNLTWFYPKICLYQDRIADQRQYFGFLDSAPEKKAPVLLYVHIPYCESFCAYCACFKEPLRKYSYEERKLFVGSLQKEMAMYSRTPFFQDSKIGYVQFGGGTPSCLENDLLESIIAGINKYFDLTECRGISLEGNVMSLKDLSRVRLLKDLGVERISFGVQTFNEGIRKQMNIKASLEDIYETVAAIKKAGIPSYALDLIYNLPDQNMEILESDLDRACRELNPMFIQTYQFNLFHNTALKEKVDRGYFQDPPTLKKEMEMFAFVMDRLAKNGYKNQVLINLFSDRTDSPWTGIELSMGNNREYGSYMLGLGPGSMSYIAGHSYRTFCSIKEYIDSIGRGLYAVEAGHVCTDEELKNRVMVFFPNFTKIPKKDVPAVLEILEKTDDLLEAGYLSEEGDALCLTEKGKMWAGNISYYYYSEQEKARIQRSFYHSLKNRKNTFNQDDMNVAQKQRA
- a CDS encoding (Fe-S)-binding protein, whose product is MFVRKNCDLCGDCLVRCQYLNYSKTEAVKEISRLMRGEKAEILSACVTCSACNEFCEKKANPFDLINMCQEKYGVPPVPEKTAREYSNLTKVADEIRTGEKDGPVISLCSLGDFVPRLFEGQLFDRATLVKGGRYFCHLGMIHIGKPLKKEDVVRFVGNLSRLGSEEIVFYHDECYAVAKVKAAEFGVDVPFRPVHIHEYIYKYLAAHQGKIKKLNRRAAVQRPCGARYTPEKDGYVDLIFELIGVERVKREYDGIHALCCGTPLYYRESLENIEELQKKNIADAKDNGAGVFVFSCPICLMNMRRMCLRQQIEPASVIRLCREALGEQVSRFTI